CGTTATATTTAAACTGTCCACGAAAAGCCGTGGGATTTCCATCAGAGAAAAAAACGACGACTTGCTTCGTTCGTTCGTTGGCGGGGACGCCCGATTGATCGGACCACGGAAGGGCAAGGGCTTGAGCTAAGGCATCCTCGGCATTTGTCCCCCCAGTGGCACCAAGACCATTAATAGCCGACGTCATGGGGGAGACATATCCATGGTCCATGTCATATAGTTTTTGGACCCCTGAGGCAAAGGTTATTAGGGCAAATCGATTATCAGCTTGTTGATCGGTAAAGTTTTCCACAAAGTTTTTTGACCCATTCTTCAGGTCGGCTAAGGGGCTGCCTGCCATCGACCCCGAAACGTCAAGAACTAAGGCGATTTCCGCTATACGAAGTTTGGCGGATCCGTCTGCCGCGATAGCGGTCGTGTCATGGCCTCCCCCAACCACTCTTGCAAGTGAATTGATGGAGTTTGTGTCACCTTGCACCGTTATTTTTCCGTTTCCGTCGTCGGAAACCACGAACGTTGGTGTGTCAGTCCCTAGCAATCCTGGAGGAAAGTTGGCTTGGGCCACTTGTTCGACAAACCCGTGTAGATCCGTAATATTTGGGTTGTTCACGTTCTTGGCCCCTGCAAAGGCGGCTCCATCAATGGCTTTACTCATTTCTCCCTGGATGGCATACCACCGTCCGACTTCAATCCCCAGGGCTGCAAACCCAAACAGGACCACAACAGCGATGCCAGTAACCAGGATGTAGGCGCCGTGTTGGTTTCGTAACGGACTCTGTATCCCTTTGTTTGAGTTGCGTCCCATTTTCCCTGTCTCCATGGATGAGAGGGTCAATAACCTCGCACATCTCACACCAATTATTCATTTCTCACTGATTTAATGAGGAGGTTCTTTGGTAGGAGAATATCGACTGAATCTTTAAAAACTTGCCGATTGGAAATTCTGTCCAAATGGCTAGTTTTTTACATTTTGTGTCTAGTTGTGCTTGGAAGAGAGTACTTTTCGAAAATTGTACACAGGTCTTTTGGACTAAAACTTGGTTTCCTGCCCTCAGGTTTAAGGCCAATTGTGGTCATCGGATTTCGAGAGGTATCAGAGGTATAGACTGAGGAGATGAGACAGCTTTGAATGAGCCTTGAGGATTTGTAAGTGTTAGCGAGCGAAGCCCATGAGCTCTAAGAGAAAGAATATGGGAAGACGAAGATAATGGATTGGGTATCACGTTGTTCGGAAGGAGAAATCTTAATGAAGAATTCGGATAATTTCTTGAACGAATGGGAATGATCTATTGCTTAAGTTGGTTAAGCAATTGTTGGATTCGGGTGTCCGTTCCTCCAAGATCAAGGTATTTCTGGTAGTGGATTTGTGCTTGAGGAAGATCCTTTTTGTGGAATTCGTAAAAGGCGCCAAGATTGAAATGGCCCTCCAGGGAATTCGGTTGCAAGGCGATTCCTGCGTGGTACGCTTGTTCTGCCTCCACGTATTGATGATTTCCTGCAAAGAGGACACCAAGATTGAGAAAGGCCTCGGCATCCTGAGGCCTGAGTTCACTGACGCGTCGGAAATGCTTGATGGCTTCTGGTAGATTTCCTTGTTGTTGATAAAGAAATCCAAGGTTGTAATGGGCTTCCGATTGTTCCGGATTGATTTGAATGACTTGTTGGTAAGCATTTAAGGCCAATGAGGGTTGATTTTGCCGCTCCGCAATCCGGCCAAGCAATAACCATCCATCTGCCTGGTGTGGGTGGTGTTCTGTCAATTGGGTAAGGAGGAGCTGCGCTTGGTCGTAATCTTGAGCTTGCATTAATCGGGTAGCCAGATGATACAGCGCTTCTTCCTGGTAAGGTTGGTGGGTGAGAACTGTCTGGTATTCCTGAATAGCCTGATCCGTGAGTTCCTGCTTATCCAGGAGTTTCGCGAGCGTGAGCCGAGCCTCCCAAAAACGTGGATAGTTAGCGAGTGCCTGCTGAATGGCCTTTTGAGCTTCTTTTATATGATCTTGCTTGATAAAGAGTAACGCCAAATCGTACTGCGCTTGAGCTAAATTCGGGTTCAGGCGAATGGCCTCTTGAAGGGCGGAAATCGCCTGTTCAGGCTGCTGGGTGAGTTGAAACTTCACCAAACCATACAGATGATGGGCTTCGGGAAAACCAGGGAATTCCTGGATGGCCTGTTCGAGTAATGATTGGGCGGTCTTGAAATTCTGCTTTTCAATGGCTGAAAGGGCATCACGGTAAAAATTTCCGGCCTGGTGCCCGAACGCTGGCAAGGGCCAGAAGAATATAAGGCATAGGAACATTCTCTGCCACACTATGCTGTGTGGGTTAGCGTGAGAGAGAATGCCATGACTCGGATTGCCCATGAAGATCTTCTTTCAGTCGAGGAGTTTTCAATCGGGAAAATTCAGAAAAACTAAGATTGAAAATTGTATCGTATTGCTTTCTGATTTGCCAGAATGTGAATCAAGGGATCGAAAAGTAAGCCTCAAGGCCAGGGGTTCTTGTCCTCCTGACGGATAGGCTCGGACAGGAGAGAATTTTTCTATTGATGTGCGATCATCTCCCGCCCCTGACACAGAAAAGCCCTGCCTTTCACCGGGAAGGCAGGGCTCATCTCCAGTATCAGTTGGCGATACCCTCCGGTCTTATCGGATAACCAGTAATTTCCCGGAAAGGCCACCCTTGTCTGCTGGATTGCTATAGATTAATAAATTGTTGGCCGTGACATAGGTCAAATCGCTCGTTGGAATGCCGATATACTTTGTTTCTCCCGGTTTTAAAACCAGGGTGGTATTTAAGGATGTTGGCCCGGCCATTGCCGAGTCAGCTGAAAGGTGAAACGTATAGTCTGTAGTCAATGTATTGGTCACTTGAA
Above is a window of Candidatus Nitrospira neomarina DNA encoding:
- a CDS encoding VWA domain-containing protein, with the translated sequence MGRNSNKGIQSPLRNQHGAYILVTGIAVVVLFGFAALGIEVGRWYAIQGEMSKAIDGAAFAGAKNVNNPNITDLHGFVEQVAQANFPPGLLGTDTPTFVVSDDGNGKITVQGDTNSINSLARVVGGGHDTTAIAADGSAKLRIAEIALVLDVSGSMAGSPLADLKNGSKNFVENFTDQQADNRFALITFASGVQKLYDMDHGYVSPMTSAINGLGATGGTNAEDALAQALALPWSDQSGVPANERTKQVVVFFSDGNPTAFRGQFKYNGTDYDAVAALNGSGTAVWSNLQRPDYQFTTFSVDKTYRTGDGKPSGSTSCPNTSGPSGTDKLNVRWYVFSDPTYGKDSYGPMSGYGTQQCNIPGGPLAGYLDYLAKQMAIDNAAAIKAQGIEIYTIGLGNVDPAFLSTLSSGSAFAYYTPDSSELEGIFQQIANILKLVLIS
- a CDS encoding tetratricopeptide repeat protein; its protein translation is MGNPSHGILSHANPHSIVWQRMFLCLIFFWPLPAFGHQAGNFYRDALSAIEKQNFKTAQSLLEQAIQEFPGFPEAHHLYGLVKFQLTQQPEQAISALQEAIRLNPNLAQAQYDLALLFIKQDHIKEAQKAIQQALANYPRFWEARLTLAKLLDKQELTDQAIQEYQTVLTHQPYQEEALYHLATRLMQAQDYDQAQLLLTQLTEHHPHQADGWLLLGRIAERQNQPSLALNAYQQVIQINPEQSEAHYNLGFLYQQQGNLPEAIKHFRRVSELRPQDAEAFLNLGVLFAGNHQYVEAEQAYHAGIALQPNSLEGHFNLGAFYEFHKKDLPQAQIHYQKYLDLGGTDTRIQQLLNQLKQ